Sequence from the Microbacterium faecale genome:
GCGGAACAACGGCTGGCAGGCGGGTCGCCTCGGCTACCCGACGTCCGAGAAGCGATGCGTCCTTGAGGGCGGCGGCTGTGCGCAGCGGTTCGAGGGTGGCCGGATCCACTGGTCGCCGAAGACCGGCGCCCACGCGACGTCCGGCGCGATCATGACGGCGTGGCGGGAGCGCGGCTGGCAGACCGGCCGCCTCGGCTACCCGACCGGCGACGGCAACTGCTCGGCCTCGGGCGACCGCTGCGTGCAGTGGTTCCAGGGCGGCAGCATCCGGTGGGAGCGCGGCGCCGGCGTCTCCGTCCGCTACTGGTGACCGTGATCTTCCTGTGACATTCGCGCCCGCCTGTCAGGATTGACGGCCGCTCGATGAAACAATGAGCCGTATGGACACCGATCTTCTTGTCGTCGGCTCGGGATTCTTCGGCCTCACGATCGCCGAACGAGCCGCGAACGCGGGCCGCCGAGTCACCGTCATCGAACGCCGTCACCACATCGGCGGCAATGCTTACAGCGAGGCCGAGCCGGAGACGGGGATCGAGGTGCACCGCTACGGCGCGCACCTGTTCCACACGTCGAACGAGACGGTGTGGGAATACGTCAACCGTTTCACGACGTTCACGAACTACGTGCACAAGGTGTACTCGAACCACAAGGGCGTCGTGTACCCGCTGCCGGTGAACCTCGGCACGATCAACCAGTTCTTCCAGGCTGCCTATTCGCCCGATGAGGCACGCGCGCTCGTGAAGGACCAGGCCGGCGAATTCGACGTCGCCAGCGCGCAGAACTTCGAAGAGAAGGGCATCGCTCTCGTCGGCCGGCCGCTCTTCGAGGCGTTCTTCCGCGACTACACGGCGAAGCAGTGGCAGACCGACCCGACGAAGCTCTCGGGCGACATCGTCAGCCGTCTCCCCGTCCGCTACACCTACGACAACCGCTACTTCAACGACACGCACGAGGGTCTTCCGACGGACGGCTATACGGCCTGGCTCGAGCGGATGGCCGATCACCCGAACATCGACGTGCGCCTCGACACCGACTTCTTCGACACGGCTCAGCCGTTCAACAAGAAGGACGTCGTCGGTCAGCTCCCCGTCATCTACACGGGCCCTGTCGACCGCTACTTCGACTACTCCGAGGGCGCACTCAGCTGGCGCACGCTCGACTTCGAAGAAGAGGTCCTCGAGGTCGGCGACTTCCAGGGCACGAGCGTCATGAACTACCCGGACGCCGACATCCCGTACACGCGGATCCACGAGTTCCGGCACTTCCACCCGGAGCGGGCCGACCGCTACCCGAACGACAAGACGGTGATCATGCGGGAGTTCTCCCGCTTTGCCTCGCGCGACGACGAACCGTACTACCCGGTGAACACGTCGGAGGACCGCACCGGGCTCCTCGCCTATCGCGAACTGCAGAAGAACGAAAAGGACGTGCACTTCGGCGGCCGGCTCGGCACCTACCAGTACCTCGACATGCACATGGCGATCGGGTCCGCGCTGTCGATGTGGAACAACAAGCTCGTCTGAGACCGGGGAAGACGGCATGACGGACGCAACCGAGGTGAGTGACGCGTCGCGGCTGCCCGAGATCGTCGTGATCTCGGCGCCGCGTTCCGGAACGAACTTCTTCTGCGAGTGCCTCGACCACCTCTCGGAGGTGCGGGGACTCTATGAGGTCTTCAGCGCGAACGGAGTCTACGGCACGCTCGAGAACGTCGTCGCGTCGCCGCACCGGCTGGCGTACGTGCTCGTGCGTTCCCGCCTCGACGCGTATATCTCCGTGCAGAAGAACGTCAGCGGCGAGAGCGGGACCCACACCGACACGAGCGAGGTGCGGCCGGAGATCGACGTCGACGCGTTCCTGGAGTGGGCCGTCGACCTCGACCGCTGGTTCGAGCGCATGGCCGACGTTCTCGAAGCGACGGACAGGCCGTATCGGATCCTGTCGTACGACGCAGACGTGAACCGCGACAAGAGCGAGCTCCTGTCGGCGCTGAGCGAGACGCTCCGCGCGGACGGCATCATGGCGACGGTCGCCGCGCAGGGTGGTCGCGACCGCATTCAGCGCCAGGATGCGGCGACGAGTCCCTTCGAGAAGGTCGCGGACGGCGAGCGGCTGCGCGCTGAGTTCGTCGCGCGCGACCTGCTCGATTACGCGTGTGCGGAACCGCTCGCTGAGCGCGACGCGCGACGCGGGCTCGCGGCCGAGCTCCGGCCGCGGCCGAACACGACTTCGCCGCTCCTGCCGGAACGCGCACGGCTGCTCCACATCGGTCTGCCGAAGACCGGCACTACCGCCCTGCAGCGCACGGCGGTGCGCAAGCGGGACGAACTCGCGCGCGCCGGCGTGTTGTACCCGCGCACGCTCACGAAGCGGCACGATCATCTCATTCCTACCGCGGCCCTCATGGGGCGGCGCATCGCGGAAGTCGGAGGCGTGCCCGAGATGGAGCACTGGAACGACCTCCTGGCGCGGGTCGAGGCGGACGATTCGCGCCGCGTGTGGATCTCGCACGAGTGGGTCTGTGAGAGCGATGACGATCAGGTACGGCGCTTCCGCGACGAGCTGGGCGAATCGCTGCACGCGGTGATCTCGGTGCGGCAGTACGGCACGATCCTCGCCTCGACGTGGCAGGAGTTCCTCAAGTCGACGATGCTGCACGAGTTCGAGGACTGGGCATCGTACGCGCTGACAGACGAGCAGGCGCCGGACGGCTTCACGCAGCGACAGATCGCGGCGTTCCACCGGCGATCCCAGCAGGGACGCATCGTCGAGCGCTGGGCGCGGATCCTCGGGCGTGATCGCGTGACGGTGGTCGTCGTGGATCCGGATCACCGCGACCAGCAGACCGACGCCTTCGAGGACATGCTCGGGCTCGAGCGCGGGATGCTTGGCGCAGAGGAATCCGGAGCGGTGGCGAACCGCAGCATGACCGTCGAGGAGACGGCGCTGATGCTCGCGCTCAACCGCGCCTACGCGGACCCGGACTCGGCGCTCGAGAAGCGCCATGGACGCCTCCCGATCGCGCTGTCCCGCGAGCTCCTCACCCGTACGCCGGGCGCGGACGAGCGCAAGCTCACGTTGCCGCGGTGGGCGGCGGAGCTCGCCGACGTCGAGAGCGCGCGGCACGCGGACGAGATCGAAGCGACGGGGGTGCGCGTCATCGGCGACCTCGACGCTCTCCGCACGGCGAGCAAATCAACCGACGACGCCCGGCACAACGCGAGCGCCGATGTGCCGCTCGATGCGGCCGTGCGGGCCGCACGCGCAATCGCCGAGGAGGGTGTGAAGCGCGCTCACGCGGGTGAACAGGAGGACCGGCCGGACGAGCGAGCCCGCGTCGATGACGTGCCGGCGGTCGAGCTCGCGAAGGAGGTCGCGCGCCGGGCGCGCGGCCGAGCCGGGCGCGCGTTGCGCCGTGTGGCCTCGAAGTCGCGGCCGGAGGAGGAAGCGCCGTGACCGAAACCGTCGGCGCTCCCGGGACGCCCCGGCGCTACCTGCACTCTCTCTGGCTGCTGTCGTCGCGCGACCTGCGGGTGCGCTATGCGACGAGCTGGCTCGGATACCTGTGGAGCGTGCTCGATCCGCTCGTGATGAGCGCGATCTACTGGTTCGTGTTCACGCAGATCTTCCACCGCGATGTCGGCGCCGATCCGTACATCGTGTTCCTCATCGCGGGCCTGCTGCCGTGGGTGTGGTTCAACGCCGCGGTGACCGACTTCACTCGGGCCTTCAACAAGGATGCGAAGCTCGTGCGATCGACGTCGATCCCGCGCTCCATCTGGGTCGGCCGCATCGTGCTGTCGAAGGGCACCGAGTTCATGTTCTCGCTGCCCGTGCTCGCGATGTTCGCGATCTTCGTAGGCGGCACGTCGTTCGGGTGGGGAATCCTGTGGTTCCCGGTCGCTGTCATCCTGCAGGCGATCCTGCTCGTCGGGCTCGGACTGATCATCGGGCCGCTGTGTGTGCTGTACAGCGACCTCGAGCGGACGACGCGCCTCATCCTGCGCGCACTGTTCTACGCCACGCCGATCATCTACTCCGTCCCCGACCTGCCGAATGGCTTCGGGTTCCTCGGCGTCCTTAACCCGCTCGCGGGCATCTTCACGATGTTCCGTGCCGCCTTCTTCCCGCAGCTGTGGGACACGACCTCGGTCGTGGTGAGCATCGTCTGGTGCGTCGTGCTGCTGGGCGTCGGCCTCGTGATCTTCCGGGCGCTCGAGCGCCCGCTGTTGAAGGAGCTGTGATGGCGGGGGAGAACGCGATCTCGGTGACAGGGCTCGGCGTGCGCTTCCGCCGCAACCGGCGCGGACGCCGGTCGATCAAGGCGATCTTCTCGAGCGCGCGACGGCGCACGCCCAAGGGCGAGTTCTGGGCGCTGCGCGATGTGTCGTTCACCGTCCGTCCCGGCGAGTCGATCGGCGTCGTCGGCCGCAACGGACAGGGCAAGTCCACGCTGCTGAAGCTCGTCGCCGGGGTGCTGCTCCCGGACGAAGGCACGGTCGAGGTCTCCGGCGGCGTCGCTCCGCTGATCGAGATCACGGGCGGATTCGTCGGAGACCTGACGGTGCGCGAGAACGTGCGCCTCACGGCGGGCCTGCACGGCATGAGCCGGCGTCAGGTCACGGATCGCTACGACGAGATCATCGAGTTCGCCGAACTCGAGGACTTCCAGGACACTCCGTACCGCCATCTGTCGAACGGAATGAAGGTGCGCCTCGCGTTCTCGGTCGTCTCGCAGCTCGACCACCCGATCCTGCTTGTCGACGAGGTGCTCGCCGTCGGCGACAAGGCGTTCCGCGAGAAGTGCTACGCGCGCATCGATGAGCTGCTCGCCGGCGGCCGCACGCTGTTCTTCGTGAGCCACCGAGAGGCCGACCTGAAGCGGTTCTGCACGCGCGGGCTCTACATCCGTGATCACCGGCTTGCCCTGGATGCTCCGATCAGCGAGGTGCTGGAAGAATACAACGGTGACAACGAACGTTCGTGAACGGACGATGACGCCCGCGCCGGCGCGACCCACGCGCATCGGCGAAATCGACGGACTTCGCGGCATCGCGCTCACGCTCGTCGTCATCTTCCACCTGTTCGGGCACGGTCGCGTGTCCGGAGGCGTCGACGTCTTCCTCACCGTCTCGGGCTTCCTGCTCGTCCTCTCGCTCGGGCGCGCTTTGCAGACCGAACGGCCGCTCGGCATCGTTGCGCGGTGGGGGCGCACCTTCGCCCGGCTCGCTCCGCCCGCGACACTCGTCCTGCTGGCGGTCACGGCGCTGTCCTACACGGTGCTGTCGCCGTGGACGCGAGAGCAGAACCTCATCGAGGTCATCTCGACGGCTCTCTACGTCGAGAACTGGCAGCTGATTTCCTCCCAACTCGCCTACGGCGCGGCCGGGCCGGAAACGAGCCCGCTGCAGCACTTCTGGTCGCTGTCCGTGCAGGCGCAGTTCTTCTTCCTCTTCCCGCTCGTGGTCGGCATCCTCACGCTCATCATCCGCGGTCGGCGTGCCCGCGTCGTCGCCTTCTGGACCCTCCTCGTGGTCGCCACGCTGGCCTCGTTCATTTACGCGTGGCGCGCGAACCTCGCGGATCCGCTGGCCGCGTACTTCGACACGGGCGCCCGCTTCTGGGAGCTGGGCATCGGCGGTCTCCTCGCCGGGCTGGTGCTGGCCGGTTGGTCGATCCCGGCCGCGCTCAAGGTCGTCGCGGGGTGGGTGGGCCTGGCGATGGTCATCAGCAGCGGCTTCATCTTCGACGGCGGCCTGAGCTATCCGGGACCGGCGGCGCTCCTTCCCGTCGGCGGCGCCATCCTCGTCGTGCTCTCGACCGCGGGCGGAAAAGGGTCGGCGTCGCCGCTCCTCACGAGCCGCCCGCTCGTCACCCTTGACCGGCTGTCATACGGGCTGTATCTGTGGCACTGGCCGATCCTCATCGTCTTCCTCACGATCAAACAGCGCGACGCGATCGGATGGCGCGGTGCGAGTGTCGTGCTCGCCGTATCGGTCGCGGTGACGTTGCTCACGCGCTTCCTGCTCAATGCTCCGACCGCATGGGCGACGTCGGGAGGTGGGCGGCGCCCGCTGGTGTTCTTCCTGGTCGCCGTGATCGTGGCCGTGACGCCGGCCGGCGTCCTCTATGCCTCCAGCTCATCGGCCTCGTCCAGCGTGGTCGCCGTGGACGAGTGCGCGGGCGCCGCGTCGCTCGATCCGACGCGGCCCGAGTGCGCCGATGCGGGGGAGGGCGAGGATCCGGTGCCGGCGCTCGACGCGCTGCGCGGAGACGATGCCAACCGAGCCGAGTGCTGGTCGCGAGTCGACACGCGCGACGTCGCCATCTGCGCGCTCGGCGAGGAAGAGAACTACGAACAGCGGATCCTCGCCGTCGGCGACTCGCACAACAATGTCTGGATCGACGTCTACGAGCAGATCGCCGAGGCGCGTGGCTGGCGCATCGACGCGGCGGGACGCGCGGGGTGCCAGTGGGTTTCACCGGACGCTCCGGTATACGGCCAGAACGCGGAAGGGCAGGAGGGATGCGCTGAATGGCGCACGGCGATCAGCGAACGGGCGGCGTCCGGCGAGTACGACGCGATCCTCACGACCGCGTCGTCGAAGTCGCGCTTCACGTCCGAGGACCCGGGAGTCTCCGACGAGGAGTTCCACACGGAGATGATCCTTGAGGCGTGGCAGGCCCGGCCGTCGTCAGATACGCCGATCCTCTTCCTCCGCGACAACCCGATCTTCCCCGAGGAGTCGCTCGACTGCATCGCGAACCGGTCGGCGCGAGAGGCGGGCGACTGCTCGCGGCCGCGCGCCGACGCGCTTCTCCACACGGGGTACGACGACGCCGTCGCGCGCACCGAGAACGCGCACACGATCGACTTGAGCGACCTGCAATGCGGTCTCGACCGCTGCGACATGGTCGTCGGCGGCGTCGTCGTCACGCGGGACGGAGCGCATCTCACGTCGACGTATGCGGGAACGCTCGCGCCCTACCTCGATCGAGAGCTTGCGCGGATCCTCGACTGAGGCGAGCGAGCGCGGCCGGACGAGAGGCGAGCGGCAGCGCACTCCCTTGCGGGGCTCGCGCGAGCACGCGGAGCCCTCACGTCAGCGCCTGTGCCGACGTCAGCGACCGCGGCGCAACGCACGGACGGCGCGCGCGGGGAACCCACCGAGCAGCCGGTTCACGCCGCGTGCCGCGCGACCCGCGCGGCCGCCCGTCTTCGCGTTGAGGCCGCGCGCGACGAGGCGCGCCGTCGAGATAGTGCCCTCGGCCTGCTCGGCGCGGATCCGCATGTGCTGCAGCTCGTTCTCGAGGCGCGCGATGCGGGGATCCACGCGCACGACGCGCTCTTCGAGGTGCTCGTTCTCGCGCAGGTCCGCGAGCTGTGCGGCGTCGCTC
This genomic interval carries:
- a CDS encoding ABC transporter ATP-binding protein yields the protein MAGENAISVTGLGVRFRRNRRGRRSIKAIFSSARRRTPKGEFWALRDVSFTVRPGESIGVVGRNGQGKSTLLKLVAGVLLPDEGTVEVSGGVAPLIEITGGFVGDLTVRENVRLTAGLHGMSRRQVTDRYDEIIEFAELEDFQDTPYRHLSNGMKVRLAFSVVSQLDHPILLVDEVLAVGDKAFREKCYARIDELLAGGRTLFFVSHREADLKRFCTRGLYIRDHRLALDAPISEVLEEYNGDNERS
- a CDS encoding ABC transporter permease codes for the protein MTETVGAPGTPRRYLHSLWLLSSRDLRVRYATSWLGYLWSVLDPLVMSAIYWFVFTQIFHRDVGADPYIVFLIAGLLPWVWFNAAVTDFTRAFNKDAKLVRSTSIPRSIWVGRIVLSKGTEFMFSLPVLAMFAIFVGGTSFGWGILWFPVAVILQAILLVGLGLIIGPLCVLYSDLERTTRLILRALFYATPIIYSVPDLPNGFGFLGVLNPLAGIFTMFRAAFFPQLWDTTSVVVSIVWCVVLLGVGLVIFRALERPLLKEL
- a CDS encoding acyltransferase family protein: MTTNVRERTMTPAPARPTRIGEIDGLRGIALTLVVIFHLFGHGRVSGGVDVFLTVSGFLLVLSLGRALQTERPLGIVARWGRTFARLAPPATLVLLAVTALSYTVLSPWTREQNLIEVISTALYVENWQLISSQLAYGAAGPETSPLQHFWSLSVQAQFFFLFPLVVGILTLIIRGRRARVVAFWTLLVVATLASFIYAWRANLADPLAAYFDTGARFWELGIGGLLAGLVLAGWSIPAALKVVAGWVGLAMVISSGFIFDGGLSYPGPAALLPVGGAILVVLSTAGGKGSASPLLTSRPLVTLDRLSYGLYLWHWPILIVFLTIKQRDAIGWRGASVVLAVSVAVTLLTRFLLNAPTAWATSGGGRRPLVFFLVAVIVAVTPAGVLYASSSSASSSVVAVDECAGAASLDPTRPECADAGEGEDPVPALDALRGDDANRAECWSRVDTRDVAICALGEEENYEQRILAVGDSHNNVWIDVYEQIAEARGWRIDAAGRAGCQWVSPDAPVYGQNAEGQEGCAEWRTAISERAASGEYDAILTTASSKSRFTSEDPGVSDEEFHTEMILEAWQARPSSDTPILFLRDNPIFPEESLDCIANRSAREAGDCSRPRADALLHTGYDDAVARTENAHTIDLSDLQCGLDRCDMVVGGVVVTRDGAHLTSTYAGTLAPYLDRELARILD
- the glf gene encoding UDP-galactopyranose mutase — encoded protein: MDTDLLVVGSGFFGLTIAERAANAGRRVTVIERRHHIGGNAYSEAEPETGIEVHRYGAHLFHTSNETVWEYVNRFTTFTNYVHKVYSNHKGVVYPLPVNLGTINQFFQAAYSPDEARALVKDQAGEFDVASAQNFEEKGIALVGRPLFEAFFRDYTAKQWQTDPTKLSGDIVSRLPVRYTYDNRYFNDTHEGLPTDGYTAWLERMADHPNIDVRLDTDFFDTAQPFNKKDVVGQLPVIYTGPVDRYFDYSEGALSWRTLDFEEEVLEVGDFQGTSVMNYPDADIPYTRIHEFRHFHPERADRYPNDKTVIMREFSRFASRDDEPYYPVNTSEDRTGLLAYRELQKNEKDVHFGGRLGTYQYLDMHMAIGSALSMWNNKLV